The Stomoxys calcitrans chromosome 3, idStoCalc2.1, whole genome shotgun sequence genome includes a region encoding these proteins:
- the LOC106080440 gene encoding pickpocket protein 28-like → MKVQKRPPKKPTRIGQRFNNAKLDKGKIISSTIWAGFLGGFKHFQLYLATCCNHCYVYLVKNGLTWFERFFWLILIAMANYATIYVAWKSIDRYLTKNAFIGIDRDYLKWNTTLPSVTICPMERLDRQLFNAYCQTHQVTDKRRETLWDFLEHLANSTYMNFEDIPADPSIDDILNQVQLTPNKYMEVIFNLTRNNRTNSRTDLRIQCDHMGTFCHTRQILTEYGLCYLANSLLDEKYSSQYALFGTLPEANPYERKNETVAAFHITYIDKHMDYYFIGFNTSIDLYVHSPYEIMKVDNNYGYSDQNAYFDPEVVEITTEDNFERDATVRQRNCRFSHESNLTHFEVYTKNMCLQECRLRLVYEFCKCIPHFYPNRVDKPKRVCDYKTLRECFPPHKGIFTPRY, encoded by the exons ATGAAGGTGCAAAAACGACCTCCAAAAAAGCCTACTCGAATTGGACAAAGGTTCAATAATGCCAAGTTGGATAAGGGTAAAATAATTTCCAGCACCATATGGGCAGGATTTTTGGGGGGATTTAAACATTTCCAATTATACTTGGCCACCTGCTGTAATCATTGCTATGTGTATTTGGTCAAGAATGGTTTGACTTGGTTCGAACGCTTCTTTTGGCTGATTCTTATCGCTATGGCCAATTATGCCACAATTTATGTGGCCTGGAAATCCATCGATCGATATCTCACCAAGAATGCCTTTATTGGCATCGATCGAGATTATTTGAAGTGGAATACAACATTGCCAAGTGTAACTATATGTCCCATGGAGCGTCTGGATAGACAACTTTTCAATGCCTATTGTCA AACACATCAAGTTACTGATAAACGCCGAGAAACTCTTTGGGATTTTCTGGAACACCTGGCCAATTCTACCTACATGAATTTTGAGGACATTCCAGCAGATCCCTCCATCGATGACATATTAAATCAAGTACAATTGACGCCAAATAAGTATATGGAGGTGATTTTTAATCTGACTCGCAACAACAGGACCAACAGTCGCACAGATCTGCGCATACAATGCGATCATATGGGCACATTTTGCCATACGCGTCAAATCTTGACCGAGTATGGTTTGTGCTACTTGGCCAACAGTCTTCTGGATGAGAAATATTCATCACAATATGCATTGTTTGGCACACTGCCAGAAGCAAATCCTTACGAGAGGAAAAATGAAACGGTCGCCGCATTTCATATTACCTATATAGACAAGCATATGGATTATTATTTCATTGGATTTAATACATCCATAGAT CTCTATGTTCACAGTCCCTATGAAATAATGAAGGTGGATAACAATTATGGCTATAGTGATCAAAATGCCTATTTCGACCCTGAGGTGGTAGAAATAACCACAGAAGACAATTTCGAAAG agaTGCCACGGTTCGTCAGCGCAATTGTCGCTTTAGTCATGAATCAAATTTGACTCATTTCGAGGTTTATACGAAAAATATGTGCCTTCAAGAATGTCGTCTTCGTCTGGTGTATGAGTTCTGCAAATGTATACCACATTTTTATCCCAATCGAG ttGACAAACCCAAGCGTGTATGCGATTATAAAACTCTAAGGGAATGTTTTCCCCCACATAAAGGTATATTTACTCCTCGTTATTGA